In Aspergillus flavus chromosome 3, complete sequence, one genomic interval encodes:
- a CDS encoding putative alcohol dehydrogenase (quinone reductase), translating to MSKAIFLSQIEGKPGQVYYPLSVQNLPQPTPEGRELLVKMTAASLNHRDVFLRQHLYPGITFNVPMGADGVGVVVGAGPAVSNPERWQGKRVILNPGTGWKDSPDGPEDPKGYRIMGGTKLYNKGTMQEYLTIDESEVEEAPEHLSDAEAAALPLTGLTAWRALVVKAGERNSGKGAAVLLTGIGGGVALMALRFAVAKGADVYVTSSSQEKIQKAIELGAKGGVNYKEEAWEKKLLTMLPPGKKAFDAIIDGAGGDSVEKAVKLLKAGGVLSVYGMTVSPKMPFLMQAVLKNIDVRGSTMGSRKEFEEMVEFVKANKIHPVISRVLQTELGDIAGLDGLFQDMKEGKQFGKLVVEFGKASESKL from the exons ATGTCAAAAGCAATCTTTCTCTCCCAGATTGAGGGCAAACCGGGGCAGGTTTACTATCCCCTCTCCGTTCAGAACCTACCCCAGCCGACACCGGAAGGTCGCGAATTGCTGGTGAAAATGACCGCGGCGTCGCTGAACCATCGTGATGTCTTCCTGCGTCAACACCTTTATCCCGGTATCACATTCAACGTTCCTATGGGGGCAGATGGTGTGGGTGTGGTCGTCGGTGCTGGTCCCGCAGTGTCGAACCCTGAGCGTTGGCAGGGCAAGCGGGTGATATTGAACCCGGGAACGGGCTGGAAGGATTCGCCTGATGGACCGGAAGATCCCAAGGGGTACCGGATCATGGGCGGTACCAAGCTCTACAATAAGGGAACGATGCAAGAGTACCTCACCATCGACGAGTCTGAGGTAGAAGAAGCCCCCGAGCATTTATCCGATGCGGAGGCCGCTGCTCTTCCCTTGACGGGATTGACAGCATGGAGAGCCTTGGTGGTCAAGGCTGGCGAAAGAAATTCGGGCAAGGGTGCTGCGGTTTTGCTTACTGGTATTGGAGGGGGTGTTGCGTTGATGGCACTTCGGTTCGCCGTGGCCAAGGGCGCGGATGTCTACGTGACAAGCTCCAGCCAGGAGAAGATTCAAAAGGCAATTGAATTGGGTGCCAAGGGCGGAGTCAACTACAAGGAAGAAGCCtgggagaagaagcttcttaCGATGCTCCCCCCGGGAAAGAAGGCCTTCGATGCTATTATTGACGGCGCCGGTGGCGATTCAGTCGAGAAAGCGGTCAAATTGCTCAAG GCTGGTGGTGTGCTCTCCGTTTATGGAATGACTGTCTCTCCCAAGATGCCTTTCTTGATGCAAGCTGTCTTGAAGAACATTGACGTCCGTGGCTCGACTATGGGTTCCCGCAAGGAATTCGAGGAGATGGTTGAATTTGTCAAAGCAAACAAGATCCACCCGGTGATCTCTCGCGTCCTGCAGACTGAGCTGGGCGATATTGCCGGGCTGGACGGGCTGTTCCAGGACATGAAGGAGGGCAAGCAGTTCGGGAAGTTGGTCGTCGAATTTGGGAAGGCTTCGGAAAGTAAACTGTAA
- a CDS encoding protein kinase — translation MADRQAIEEQTLPFYDQKQYYPVQPGEMLKDRYCTIAKLGYGAYSTVWLVWDEKAREYASLKVCVQTEENESSPVLNEINMLHRLEKFAEKDHPGLDCTRLARDIFEIDGNIPQRPVAVAHTDISSANIVMDIEDDTILKDVEQQETEYPSTPITTELSGHPWLTDFGQMRVVEGRINQDWWMSDLYRAPEVLLQLPWGYPVDIWSIGVMTLELLEGKNLVDPVYRVHGQYVLPLALAQYIGYLGPPPLEIIQKSPLFQTYFNSKGNWISEPPIPKTSLEEFVTTIPPRKRRTSF, via the exons ATGGCCGACCGCCAGGCAATTGAAGAACAGACTCTGCCTTTCTACGATCAGAAGCAGTACTACCCAGTCCAGCCTGGCGAGATGTTGAAGGATCGTTATTGCACAATTGCTAAACTAGGCTATGGAGCGTATTCCACCGTCTGGCTTGTTTGGGATGAAAA AGCAAGAGAATATGCCTCATTGAAAGTTTGCGTTCAAACTGAGGAGAATGAGTCTTCTCCCGTGCTGAACGAGATTAACATGCTCCACCGCTTGGAGAAGTTCGCCGAAAAAGACCACCCAGGACTGGATTGTACGCGCCTTGCAAGGGATATCTTTGAGATCGACG GAAACATTCCCCAACGCCCAGTTGC TGTTGCACATACAG ACATCTCGTCGGCAAACATTGTGATGGACATCGAAGACGACACAATTCTCAAAGATGTCGAGCAACAGGAGACTGAGTATCCTAGTACTCCAATTACCACGG AGCTATCGGGCCACCCGTGGCTTACAGACTTTGGTCAAATGCGTGTCGTAGAGGGACGCATCAATCAGGATTGGTGGATGTCGGATCTGTATCGCGCACCGGAGGTGCTTTTACAGCTTCCTTGGGGGTACCCTGTGGATATTTGGTCGATTGGTGTTATG ACACTGGAACTGCTAGAAGGTAAGAACCTTGTCGATCCAGTGTATCGTGTTCATGGCCAGTATGTCCTCCCCTTAGCATTGGCCCAATACATCGGTTATCTCGGTCCTCCTCCATTGGAGATCATACAGAAGAGTCCACTTTTCCAGACATACTTCAATTCAAAAG GCAATTGGATATCTGAGCCCCCTATCCCAAAAACATCACTGGAAGAATTTGTCACGACCATTCcaccaaggaagagaaggaccAGTTTCTAA
- a CDS encoding RNA polymerase II transcription mediator complex subunit Srb7 (Mediator of RNA polymerase II transcription subunit 21) — MADILTQLQTCLDQLATQFYATIGYLVTYHDNSPAIPPQNDPTAAPALAKITKNSTAPPAPAGAPAGSQASPQQQSAQIPGQQQQGGGDAGQTPGAGGGTGGAGADPNLPPAPDSPRTFASRQRELARDLVIKEQQIEYLISVLPGIDSSEAEQERRIKELEKELRSAEEDREQRVRELRKLRKKLENVLGAVEVGIYGDRGAVASRR, encoded by the exons ATGGCAGACATTCTAACGCAGCTCCAAACCTGTCTCGATCAA CTCGCAACCCAATTCTACGCCACAATAGGCTACCTCGTAACCTACCACGATAATTCACCCGCAATCCCACCCCAAAATGACCCCACTGCCGCGCCTGCCCTCGCCAAAATCACCAAGAACTCGACCGCGCCGCCCGCCCCCGCTGGTGCGCCTGCAGGCTCCCAAGCATCCCCACAACAACAATCGGCCCAAATCCCAGGTCAACAGCAGCAAGGAGGCGGTGATGCAGGACAGACAccaggagctggaggaggaacTGGAGGGGCGGGTGCCGACCCGAATCTACCGCCTGCGCCGGATTCGCCGCGGACGTTTGCGAGTCGGCAGCGGGAGTTGGCGAGGGATTTGGTCATCAAAGAGCAGCAGATTGAGTATCTGATCTCGGTACTTCCTGGAATTGACTCATCGGAGGCGGAGCAGGAAAGGAGGATTAaagagttggagaaggagctgaGAAGTGCGGAGGAGGACAGGGAACAAAGAGTGCGGGAATTGAGGAAGTTGCGAAAGAAGCTGGAGAATGTTTTAGGAGCTGTTGAGGTGGGAATC
- a CDS encoding uncharacterized protein (mitochondrial membrane fission protein, putative) encodes MPIIFDTCGSLLQIFFLLIYSFDSELVKGCLFKNMGSNLPYAADAESPLKPAELQVLRAQYEKEGDYVGIQTKFNFAWGLIKSNARPDQQEGVRLLSEIFRAAPERRRECLYYLALGNYKLGNYGEARRYNDLLLEKEPANLQAASLGTLIDERVSKEGLMGFAIVGGLALAAGLVGGMVFRGAKRR; translated from the exons ATGCCTATCATCTTCGATACATGCGGAAGTTTGCTTCagattttcttcctcctcatttATTCGTTCGATTCTGAGTTAGTGAAAGGCTGTCTATTTAAAAACATGGGTTCCAACCTGCCCT ATGCCGCCGATGCTGAAAG CCCTCTAAAGCCAGCGGAGCTCCAGGTCTTGCGGGCGCAGTACGAAAAGGAAGGTGACTATGTCGGTATTCAAACCAAGTTCAACTTTGCCTGG GGTCTGATCAAATCCAACGCCCGACCGGACCAACAGGAAGGAGTCCGTTTGCTATCAGAGATCTTCCGTGCTGCTCCGGAACGTCGACGGGAATGCCTCTACTATCTAGCCCTCGGTAACTACAAGCTCGGAAACTACGGCGAAGCCCGACGATACAACGATCTACTTCTCGAAAAGGAGCCCGCCAACCTTCAGGCCGCCAGCCTCGGTACCCTGATTGATGAAAGAGTGTCCAAGGAAGGATTGATGGGGTTTGCGATCGTGGGCGGACTTGCTCTCGCCGCGGGTTTGGTGGGTGGCATGGTGTTCCGGGGCGCTAAGAGGCGGTAA
- a CDS encoding uncharacterized protein (of unknown function-domain containing protein) produces the protein MKLHRPFYSFLRLNLTSVARRQCHRQLHSFTRRLFKLPSPPPHPSAHHHDLPSFLVYAERTSLSPTTTAYIGTHYEYIVQRTLRSSAFTLHRVGGRDDAGIDLVGTWHLPRREHPLRVIVQCKSLKTKLGPNLVRELEGAFNQSPVGWRTGDEVGILVSPREATKGVRDALARSSYPLIWMMIERDGALRQVLWNGKAEQLGLVNLGVEVRYSADEDADSSKGVVLTWDGDEIPNMGQVESHVSAVEDSWLRSWGDGFNEGQRDKSELLDAVQELFPEEKPLLFGTMGCSTLTDADRVKVIQFLDSKKSAQVEAASV, from the coding sequence ATGAAGCTACATCGTCCTTTTTATTCCTTCCTCCGACTCAATCTCACCTCTGTCGCTCGCCGCCAATGTCATCGTCAACTGCATTCCTTCACGCGCCGTCTCTTCAAGCTCccttcccctccaccacACCCATCTGCACACCATCATGAcctcccctccttcctcgtcTATGCAGAGCggacttctctctctcctacCACTACGGCCTACATAGGCACACACTACGAGTATATCGTTCAACGAACCCTCCGTTCCTCCGCCTTCACGCTGCACCGCGTCGGCGGCCGCGACGATGCAGGCATCGACCTCGTGGGAACCTGGCACCTCCCGCGCCGCGAACATCCTCTTCGCGTGATCGTTCAATGTAAATCACTAAAAACTAAATTAGGACCGAACTTGGTCCGCGAATTAGAAGGGGCGTTCAATCAGTCCCCAGTGGGGTGGCGGACAGGCGACGAGGTTGGCATCCTGGTTAGTCCGCGGGAAGCGACGAAGGGCGTTCGAGATGCCCTAGCTCGAAGTTCGTATCCGCTGATATGGATGATGATTGAGCGGGACGGGGCATTACGTCAGGTCTTGTGGAATGGGAAGGCCGAACAACTAGGCTTGGTGAACTTGGGCGTTGAGGTGAGATATTCGGCGGACGAAGATGCGGACTCGTCGAAGGGGGTTGTTCTCACCTGGGATGGGGATGAGATTCCCAATATGGGACAGGTAGAGAGTCATGTCAGTGCGGTTGAGGATAGCTGGTTGCGGTCATGGGGCGATGGTTTCAACGAAGGGCAGAGAGACAAGTCGGAGCTGCTAGATGCTGTTCAGGAGCTTTTCCCGGAAGAGAAGCCTTTGCTTTTTGGAACAATGGGGTGTAGTACCTTGACTGATGCGGATAGGGTGAAGGTCATACAGTTTCTGGACAGCAAGAAGTCTGCCCAGGTTGAGGCAGCATCCGTATGA
- a CDS encoding putative aminotransferase family protein, with the protein MTTPFGAPMREHFLFDTKFKNLNHVQTPTNYNPGSFGTYPRAVQTALRQHQHSAEARPDLFYRITRGQGIDESRRIVANLLNIPVNECVFVKNATTGVATVLRNLVFQKGDTVVYFDTIYGAVEKNVHSIMESSPVTTRKVEYALPVSHEDLVKRFQDVVSRARGEGLNVKVAVFDTIVSMPGVRFPFEALVEVCREEGILSLVDGAHGIGHIPLDLGALRPDFFTSNLHKWLFVPRGCAVLHVPLRNQHLIRTTFPTSWGYIPPPSSGEITPTTTQGKSAFEYLFEYISTTDDTPWLCVPAAMKFRTEVCGGEDRIYAYLETLAREAGDIVARALGTEVMQEAGLKEGEASQLRRCGMATVRLPIAVSSSSDAGSGRGGDAVMRVQGEDGTSYLRIQASLVATVSNWFRDTLFEKYETFVPVFQHGGWLWTRLCAQVYLEKGDFEWLGGVLRECCERVEGEVGVSSAKI; encoded by the exons ATGACCACACCCTTCGGAGCCCCCATGAGAGAGCACTTCCTCTTCGACACCAAGTTCAAAAACCTCAACCATG TACAAACACCAACTAACTATAATCCAGGCTCCTTCGGCACATACCCCCGCGCCGTCCAAACAGCCCTccgccaacaccaacactCGGCGGAGGCCCGTCCAGACCTCTTCTACCGCATCACCCGCGGCCAAGGCATCGACGAATCGCGCCGCATCGTAGCCAACCTGCTCAACATCCCCGTCAACGAATGCGTCTTTGTCAAGAACGCAACCACGGGTGTCGCCACCGTGCTCCGTAATCTAGTCTTCCAGAAGGGAGACACAGTCGTCTACTTCGACACGATCTATGGCgccgtggagaagaatgtaCACTCTATTATGGAGTCCAGCCCCGTGACTACCCGGAAGGTTGAGTATGCGTTGCCTGTTAGCCATGAGGACCTGGTGAAACGGTTCCAGGATGTCGTGAGTCGTGCAAGGGGTGAGGGGCTGAATGTGAAGGTCGCGGTGTTCGACACCATCGTCAGTATGCCTGGTGTACGGTTCCCGTTTGAGGCCTTGGTAGAGGTCTGTCGGGAGGAGGGCATACTCAGTCTTGTCGATGGGGCACATGGTATTGGCCACATACCGTTGGATTTGGGGGCTTTGAGACCGGATTTCTTTACTAGTAATCTGCATAA atgGCTATTCGTCCCCCGCGGCTGCGCAGTCCTCCACGTCCCACTCCGCAACCAACATCTCATCCGCACCACATTCCCAACCTCATGGGGATACATCCCCCCTCCCTCATCCGGGGAGATAACCCCCACCACCACGCAGGGTAAATCCGCCTTCGAATACCTCTTCGAATACATCTCCACAACCGACGACACGCCCTGGCTCTGCGTCCCCGCGGCCATGAAATTCCGAACGGAAGTCTGCGGCGGCGAAGACCGCATCTACGCTTACCTGGAGACCCTAGCCCGCGAGGCCGGGGATATCGTTGCCCGCGCCCTCGGGACGGAAGTCATGCAGGAGGCTGGGctgaaggagggagaggcCAGTCAGCTTAGGAGGTGTGGGATGGCTACTGTGCGGTTGCCGATTGctgtgtcttcttcttctgatgCTGGGTCTGGTCGTGGAGGGGATGCTGTTATGAGGGTGCAGGGTGAGGATGGGACTTCGTATCTGCGGATTCAGGCGTCTTTGGTGGCGACGGTCAGTAATTGGTTTCGGGATACGTTGTTTGAGAAGTATGAGACGTTTGTGCCGGTGTTTCAGCATGGGGGGTGGTTGTGGACCAGACTCTGTGCGCAGGTTTATTTGGAGAAAGGGGATTTTGAGTGGTTGGGGGGTGTTTTGAGGGAGTGTTGTGAGAGGGTTGAGGGGGAGGTTGGGGTTTCTTCTGCGAAGATTTGa
- a CDS encoding putative exoenzymes regulatory protein aepA precursor: protein MKTLYKNGHLITPQSPNPTCMVTENDRIIYLGEESTARTLHPDSKIHDLEGRKVLPGFIDGHMHLLLFGASLSKINLGNCTSLSDIRTTIKAAATANPTAPRLFCRGWMHSMTNGEALASMLDDLDPRPIFIDSKDLHSAWCNTAALTELNVHNTPDSAGGVIHRDETGKPTGLLSEAAAVNIVWPHVAKVATLEEKLGFVRAGIREYTKAGYTGVVEMATDENLWNTLLALREREEVNIRVAAHWIISPKEDEEEVLRQVDRAIGLHGKYNVTTSPDLRIAGIKVICDGVVDACTAALTEPYASNGDNCAPLWGADILKKVVRKADQAGLQCALHAIGDATVKLAIDALESEGTPGSRHRIEHLELTAPHDAKRLGALGITASVQPVHADPAILRAWPRLLGKERCGRAFAYKEFLDHGANLAIGTDSPTAPHLPLRNLYTATTRRSAREPESVETVNEGFRLGLLEAVVAATGGSAYSCFADGFTGRLEVGMKADFVVVDMVWEEERLLEAEVWETWFDGRRVWGRE from the exons ATGAAAACCCTCTACAAAAACGGCCACTTGATCACCCCCCAATCCCCCAACCCAACATGCATGGTCACGGAAAACGACCGCATAATCTACCTTGGCGAGGAATCCACCGCAAGGACCCTCCACCCAGACAGCAAGATCCATGATCTGGAGGGTCGCAAAGTCCTCCCCGGCTTTATTGATGG ACACATgcacctcctcctctttgGCGCCAGCCTCTCCAAAATCAACCTGGGAAACTGCACCTCCCTATCCGACATCCGCACCACCATCAAAGCCGCAGCAACCGCAAATCCAACCGCCCCCCGTCTCTTCTGCCGCGGCTGGATGCACTCCATGACCAACGGCGAAGCCCTAGCCTCCATGCTCGACGACCTCGACCCACGtcccatcttcatcgacTCCAAAGACCTCCACTCCGCATGGTGCAACACCGCCGCCCTAACGGAACTCAACGTCCACAACACCCCCGACTCAGCCGGCGGGGTCATCCACCGCGACGAGACCGGGAAACCAACCGGCCTCCTCAGCGAAGCAGCAGCCGTGAACATCGTCTGGCCGCACGTCGCGAAGGTAGCCACCCTCGAAGAGAAACTGGGGTTCGTTCGCGCCGGGATCAGGGAGTATACGAAGGCCGGGTATACGGGTGTCGTGGAGATGGCTACGGATGAGAATCTATGGAATACTCTTCTTGCCCTCCGGGAACGGGAGGAAGTCAATATCCGGGTCGCGGCGCATTGGATTATTTCCCcgaaggaagatgaagaggaggtcTTGAGACAGGTTGATCGAGCGATTGGATTACATGGAAAGTACAACGTGACAACCAGTCCCGATTTGCGGATCGCAGGTATTAAGGTTATTTGCGATGGTGTTGTGGATGCCTGCACGGCTGCTCTGACGGAACCCTATGCTTCGAACGGGGATAATTGCGCCCCGCTTTGGGGTGCTGATATACTGAAAAAGGTAGTTAGGAAGGCGGACCAAGCGGGTCTCCAATGCGCATTACATGCTATCGGCGACGCGACGGTGAAACTTGCCATCGACGCCCTTGAAAGCGAAGGCACGCCTGGATCCCGTCATCGCATCGAACATCTCGAGCTCACTGCCCCCCACGACGCAAAGAGACTCGGTGCCCTGGGCATCACGGCCTCCGTGCAGCCTGTGCATGCCGATCCGGCTATCCTGCGCGCGTGGCCCCGGTTACTTGGGAAGGAGAGGTGTGGTCGGGCCTTTGCGTATAAGGAGTTTCTGGACCACGGGGCGAATCTGGCGATTGGGACGGATTCGCCCACGGCGCCGCATCTGCCATTGAGGAATTTGTATACGGCTACTACGAGAAGGTCGGCGAGGGAGCCGGAGTCTGTGGAGACGGTTAATGAGGGTTTTaggttggggttgttggagGCGGTTGTGGCTGCTACGGGGGGGTCGGCGTATAGTTGCTTTGCGGATGGGTTTACGGGGCGGTTGGAGGTGGGGATGAAGGCGGATtttgtggtggtggatatggtttgggaggaggagagatTGTTGGAGGCGGAGGTTTGGGAGACGTGGTTTGATgggaggagggtttgggggAGGGAGTAG
- a CDS encoding Spc24 subunit of Ndc80-domain-containing protein: MLLDENPGTLIHHTIGNFNIQPDKQAVTRINDSLSTLQQSRELRMREAESSLRKLSRHLHSLNAQHEEAVAAHDSSKHAADMVELDTKKFRIAKAATELEIESERLESELEMLKERLADLEAQGLEGDEATRRERELDDATILRLKIYRSLGVDIEADDAGNFNKAVIRNSRKGDVHVVNIDPKFSRFFYSNYFWSTMQG, translated from the exons ATGTTGCTCGACGAGAACCCAGGCACG CTCATCCACCACACCATTGGAaacttcaatatccaacCAGACAAACAAGCCGTCACCCGCATCAATGACTCCTTATCAACCCTTCAGCAGTCGCGCGAGCTGCGTATGCGCGAGGCCGAGTCCTCTCTGCGAAAGCTCTCCCGGCACCTCCATTCCTTGAACGCCCAGCATGAAGAAGCGGTAGCTGCACATGACTCGAGTAAACATGCGGCGGATATGGTTGAACTGGACACGAAGAAATTTCGCATCGCAAAAGCAGCCACGGAACTTGAAATTGAGAGCGAAAGACTGGAGAGTGAGCTGGAGATGTTGAAGGAACGATTGGCGGATTTGGAGGCTCAGGGGCTGGAAGGCGATGAAGCCACGAGACGGGAGAGGGAGCTGGACGATGCGACAAT CCTTCGCCTTAAAATTTATCGCTCCCTTGGCGTTGATATTGAGGCCGATGATGCGGGCAATTTCAACAAAGCCGTCATCCGTAATAGTCGCAAAGGGGACGTGCACGTCGTTAACATTGACCCCAAGTTCTCGCGATTTTTCTACTCCAACTACTTCTGGTCGACCATGCAAGGTTAG